A single genomic interval of Aphidius gifuensis isolate YNYX2018 linkage group LG6, ASM1490517v1, whole genome shotgun sequence harbors:
- the LOC122858678 gene encoding dnaJ homolog subfamily C member 11 codes for MEDDSEQDNIIEEDYYTFLNVSKNATPEEIHHAYRRQSRLVHPDKHVDPILKKKAEVLFSRTNRAYEVLSDPHQRAIYDSLGIRGLETQGWEIVQRTRTPQEIREEYERIARERAERRLEQRTNPKGNLTIHINATDLFNKYEDDYEGGDGLFGGIEVSGMSFQQSIEAPLTLRDTLTLYGQVDTQNGTGIGSVNFSGRRSFSSKSWMELDVGIGNGPVVSLKGYRSLTQRLFFTGATMLQFKTNEARPGLVGSLGLQLDKRTVGYLTCKAGLQNAMSTMIVRETQNSYTSFTIQFGYLSTFASLNYTYKLAEKKMKLRGAIKAGTTGAYIEYGAEKKISKHSTLSAAVRVAVPAGVTLRIKLVRSSQTYLFPIHLCEEILPAPVFYATVAPIITWTIIKKLIIDPVVNEQREKEKDKQKELNKSRMLEKKKDAQAAICLMMATFSRIRSDEEAKGGLVITKAVYGRFVYPNKHNYNEEIETDNRDDVIDVTIPLQCLVVGSKLVLHEASKSELPGFYDPCFGEDKQLLLQYLFHHQTHECVIKDTEPLRIPIQSHRVNPT; via the exons atggaaGACGACAGTGAACAAGACAATATCATCGAAGAGGATTATTACACATTTTTAAATGTCTCAAAAAAc GCAACACCTGAAGAAATTCATCATGCATATAGACGACAAAGTAGACTTGTACATCCTGACAAACACGTTGatccaatattaaaaaaaaaagctgaagtATTGTTTAGTAGAACAAACAGAGCATACGaag tattgaGTGATCCACATCAACGAGCAATTTATGATTCATTGGGTATTCGTGGTCTTGAAACACAAGGCTGGGAAATTGTACAAAGAACTCGTACACCACAAGAAATACGTGAAGAATATGAAAGAATTGCTAGAGAAAGAGCTGAAAGACGTCTTGAACAACGTACAAATCCAAAAGGAAATTTAACAATTCATATAAATGCAAcagatttatttaataaatatgaagaTGATTATGAGGGTGGTGATGGTTTATTTGGTGGTATTGAAGTTAGTGGTATGTCATTTCAACAATCAATTGAAGCACCATTAACATTACGTGATACATTAACATTATATGGACAAGTTGATACACAAAATGGTACTGGTATTGGTTCAGTTAATTTTTCTGGTAGACgttcattttcatcaaaaagtTGGATGGAACTTGATGTTGGTATTGGTAATGGACCAGTTGTATCATTAAAAGGCTATCGTTCATTAACACaacgtttattttttactggTGCAACAATgttacaatttaaaacaaatgaagCACGTCCTGGTCTTGTTGGTTCACTTGGTTTACAATTAGATAAACGTACTGTTGGTTATTTAACATGTAAAGCTGGTTTACAAAATGCCATGTCAACAATGATTGTCAGAGAAACACAAAATTCTTATACATCATTTACAATACAATTTGGTTATTTAAGTACATTTGCAAGTTTAAATTATACTTATAAattggctgaaaaaaaaatgaaattacgTGGTGCAATTAA agcTGGTACAACTGGTGCATATATTGAATATggtgctgaaaaaaaaatatcaaaacatAGTACATTATCAGCAGCAGTACGTGTTGCAGTACCAGCTGGTGTAAcattaagaataaaattagTACGTTCATcacaaacatatttatttccaattcaTTTATGTGAAGAAATATTACCAGCACCAGTATTTTATGCAACAGTTGCACCAATAATAACAtggacaattattaaaaaattaataattgatccAGTTGTTAATGAACAacgtgaaaaagaaaaagataaacaaaaagaattaaataaatcaagaatgttggaaaaaaaaaaagatgctcAAGCAGCAATATGTTTAATGATGGCAACATTTAGTAGAATACGTAGTGATGAAGAAGCTAAAGGTGGTTTAGTTATAACAAAAGCAGTTTATGGACGTTTTGTTTATccaaataaacataattataatgaaGAAATTGAAACTGATAATAGAGATGATGTTATTGATGTTACAATACCATTACAATGTTTAGTTGTTGGATCAAAATTAGTACTTCATGAAGCATCAAAA agTGAATTACCTGGTTTTTATGATCCATGCTTTGGTGAAGACAAACAGCTAttgttacaatatttatttcatcatcagaCACACGAGTGTGTTATCAAAGACACAGAACCACTGAGAATACCAATacaat CTCATCGTGTCAATCCAACATGA
- the LOC122858728 gene encoding uncharacterized protein C1orf50 homolog has protein sequence MKRFYQGSKDFDGATPNKVALVERSTTHNELFVNHWASTKSSTEDIIALATEIQKADNFIRANAQNKLQVIAEQMKFLHQQAQRVLSDAKEHAILHHAACNFVKHPGNIYHLYEKSSGQCYFSMLSPEEWGNNGPSQLYKGSYRLEHDNSWTPLSHIQKKDTELNMFDKHLSHNQLFALSSSELMSVDL, from the exons atgaagcGATTTTATCAAGGATCTAAAGATTTTGATGGAGCTACTCCAAACAAag ttgcACTTGTTGAAAGAAGCACAACacataatgaattatttgtcAATCATTGGgcatcaacaaaatcatcaacTGAAGATATCATAGCATTAGCAACAGAAATTCAAaag gcTGACAATTTTATTCGTGCAAATGCACAAAATAAACTTCAAGTTATTGCtgaacaaatgaaatttttacatCAACAAGCACAAAGGGTACTTAGTGATGCAAAAGAACATGCTATTTTACATCATGCTGCATGTAATTTTGTAAAACATCCTggtaatatttatcatttgtatgaaaaatcaTCTGGacaatgttatttttcaatgctAAGTCCTGag GAATGGGGAAACAATGGTCCATCACAACTGTACAAAGGTTCATACAGATTAGAACATGACAATTCTTGGACACCACTATcacatatacaaaaaaaagatacagaATTAAATATGTTTGATAAACATTTATCACATAATCAACTATTTGCATTGTCATCTAGTGAATTGATGAGTGttgatttgtaa
- the LOC122858690 gene encoding uncharacterized protein LOC122858690 codes for MKSNPSEMNMEITEVDLSETEWKNRFLAIVEEARSENVRLFDKNYLRNFIMNTHQENVDADDVDDKNERLFNRSEHIDPKKEKIIIARRKKLMSQMSHIFDTQPRFKQICKHYRNKFVSSGFTTYVFRNTQDEKKYNHPVHELHEESNDLKYIIDLCGFKLTCLDATRHCFSQVMPLINNNCPNLRQLQLAFKEINSEDFVNAFSNMLSLRGLVIKWSCKTPLPTTLIRSLEQIGGTLTYLFLRNNCMQNDIFLPESSALVFPQLIALNKLCICGFKLRQSSLEAIGEMKNLVKLGLSPGLLNTYSVCDEKMNMYPIGNLKTLKHLQISWDWNATDKFLINLCNNAKQLQTLHIVGTNITDNGIIALDKLKQLDSLNLGLSDSWYDNTIKRENKFITDKSISCLHNEKLSYLSLSNCINITNRSVIKFIENLPNLTLLSIEKTNVTIDVVDEIPKSTEYREKPLFVFVSFKDHTGTFESATQSFNIHFETPSEYNN; via the exons atgaagtCTAATCCAAGTGAGATGAATATGGAGATCACGGAGGTTGATTTGAGTGAAACTGAATGGAAAAATAGATTTCTTGCAATTGTCGAAGAAGCG cgcaGTGAAAATGTGAGATTATtcgataaaaattatctacgtaattttataatgaatactCACCAAGAAAAtgttgatgctgatgatgttgatgataaaaatgaacgACTTTTTAATCGTTCTGAACATATTGAtcctaaaaaagaaaaaataataatagcacgTCGTAAGAAGCTTATGTCCCAGATGAGTCATATTTTTGATACTCAACCACGTTTCAAACAAA TATGCAAACATTATAGAAACAAATTTGTTTCTTCAGGCTTTACAACATATGTTTTTCGTAATAcccaagatgaaaaaaaatataatcatccAGTACATGAATTACATGAAGaatcaaatgatttaaaatatataattgatctTTGTGGATTTAAACTAACTTGCTTAGATGCAACAAGACATTGTTTTTCTCAAGTGATGCCATTGATTAACAATAACTGTCCAAATCTTAGACAACTTCAGTTAgcatttaaagaaataaacagTGAAGATTTTGTAAATGCTTTTTCTAACATGTTGAGTCTCCGAGGACTGGTAATTAAATGGAGTTGTAAAACACCTTTACCAACGACTTTGATTAGATCATTAGAACAAATTGGTGGAACCTtgacatatttatttcttcgAAATAATTGTATgcaaaatgatattttcttaCCAGAATCATCGGCGTtg gtttTTCCTCAATTAAttgctttaaataaattatgtatatgtGGTTTTAAACTACGTCAATCATCACTTGAGGCCATaggtgaaatgaaaaatttagttAAACTAGGACTATCGCCTGGCTTGCTAAATACTTATTCAGTGtgtgatgaaaaaatgaatatgtaTCCAATTGGCAATTTAAAAACTCTGAAGCATTTACAGATTTCTTGGGATTGGAATGCTacagataaatttttgataaacctTTGTAATAATGCTAAGCAATTACAAACATTACATATAGTTGGTACAAATATAACAGATAATGGTATAATTGCACTTGATAAGTTGAAACAATTAGATTCCTTGAATCTTGGTTTATCTGATTCTTGGTatgataatacaattaaacGAGAAAATAAGTTTATCACTGACAAATCAATTAGTTGTTtacataatgaaaaattgagcTATTTGTCTTTATCAAATTGCATTAATATCACGAATAGATCagtgattaaatttattgaaaatttaccaaatttaacattgttatctattgaaaaaacaaatgtaacTATTGACGTTGTTGACGAAATACCTAAATCAACAGAATATCGTGAAAAAccattatttgtatttgtttcttttaaagATCATACTGGTACTTTTGAATCAGCAACACaatcatttaatattcattttgagACTCCAtctgaatataataattaa
- the LOC122858695 gene encoding guanine nucleotide-binding protein-like 3 homolog, translated as MAKLCLKKPSKRIEARQRYKVEKKVREHNKKIRKINKKKGKKTSKPLLVPNQCPFKNQILEEIEIMKRDEAKLIKKYKSNDLEGLVSSAYNKQIAHELSLLENKKSELPVMRREENSLKAYYKEFKKVIDSADVILEVVDARDPLGTRCKHVEEAVRSAKGNKKLVLVLNKADLVPRDNLDQWLRYLRASLPAVAFKASTQDQSKKLGRKKLGLKNEKMIQSGTCFGAELLLSLLGNYCRNGDGAKSSIRVGIVGLPNVGKSSIINSLKRSKACNVGSTPGVTKAMQVVQLDTKVKLLDSPGIVFADSNETNETSVALKNAVKIQALKDPFTPATAVLRRIPKQKIMELYDILDFSTPDEFFAKKAARMGMFKRGGVPDSMAAARGILNDWNSGKIRYCTVPPEVADTQISSTIVMKDTEEFDIEKFTADEKMMLDDIAEDNIDTAMIG; from the exons atggCAAAGCTTTGTTTAa AAAAACCGAGCAAAAGAATTGAAGCTCGTCAGAGATAcaaggtagaaaaaaaagttagagaacacaataaaaaaattagaaaaataaataaaaaaaagggaaaaaaaacgTCGAAACCATTGCTTGTACCAAATCAGTGtccatttaaaaatcaaattttagaAGAAATTGAGATTATGAAACGTGATGAAGCAAAGCTGatcaaaaaatacaagtcTAATGATCTGGAGGGTCTTGTATCTTCAGCGTACAACAAACAAATTGCACATGAGTTATCAttgttggaaaataaaaaatcagaacTTCCAGTTATGAGAAGAgaagaaaattcattaaaagcatattataaagaatttaaaaaagtaatagaTTCAGCTGATGTTATACTTGAAGTTGTGGATGCACGTGATCCACTTGGTACACGTTGTAAACATGTTGAAGAAGCTGTTAGATCAgcaaaaggaaataaaaaattagttctTGTGTTAAATAAAGCTGATCTTGTACCACGTGATAATCTTGATCAATGGTTACGTTATTTACGTGCAAGTTTACCAGCAGTTGCATTCAAAGCATCAACTCAGGATCAATCTAAAAAACTTGGACGTAAAAAATTgggtttaaaaaatgaaaaaatgatacaAAGTGGTACATGTTTTGGTGCTGAATTATTACTATCATTACTTGGCAATTATTGTCGTAATGGAGATGGTGCTAAAAGTAGCATACGTGTTGGTATTGTTGGTTTGCCAAATGTTGGTAAATCAAGtataattaattctttaaaaaGAAGTAAAGCATGTAATGTTGGTAGTACACCTGGTGTTACCAAAGCAATGCAAGTTGTACAATTAGATACAAAAGTTAAACTACTTGATTCACCTGGTATTGTATTTGCTGATAGCAATGAGACAAATGAAACATCAGTTGCATTAAAAAATGCTGTTAAAATACAAGCTCTTAAAGATCCATTTACACCAGCAACTGCAGTATTAAGAAGAAtaccaaaacaaaaaataatggaaCTTTATGACATATTGGATTTTTCAACACCTGATGAATTCTTTGCTAAAAAAGCAGCAAGAATGGGAATGTTTAAAAGAGGTGGTGTACCAGATAGTATGGCAGCTGCACGTGGTATTCTTAATGATTGGAATTCTGGTAAAATCAG atATTGTACAGTACCACCAGAAGTTGCTGATACacaaatttcatcaacaattgtcATGAAAGATACTGAAGAATTTGACATTGAAAAGTTCACTGCTGATGAAAAAATGATGTTGGATGATATTGCAGAAGATAATATTGATACTGCAATGAttggataa
- the LOC122858665 gene encoding importin-13, with protein MDYLTTVESAVDKFYSVGSKEAHTWLLQFQSSPEAWTHVWPLLDPSKPNEVQFFAATTLHSKISKHLHEIPKTEYPDLKNRLINIIKAPTTSKLILTRLCQGLAAFVLSNSISDNDDDADDNNNNGIIDDLIKILPCDSMTNVELLIRVLMSLPSEIDKRSITKKPKLRENLTTTWCKTVWVLQRVFDTCITAVPDSKDDSLNQLALECCLVWLKLVNLPLDTITNLLPYFLSASERYSYDNDSRAWTVTQDCIIVVFNHPELNKRPQLLWQWLKNLIIIANNNNNSICYSDILTSVGESYSRLLLSALIDNNESNKWTIENLIKILLDCSEYPGRYPIDEQKSNIPFGFWYSLQDDLGTYDSPQDNEMKESLKPIYARLSQTLLYKTKLPIKQDEIGDDDERELFRCYRQDAADTMTYCYNVLGQDLLILIGQRLSQPQLQSQTWTDVESTLHAFQALSDCIGIQENNCVSAIMNLILCELPYNEYPKDVMACACSTIGAYAEWIGENPTPWLEHSLKLVTTSLTYGTITATPASMALKDISRECGSHLAPLAPTILDTISKTLVIMTPGCNEGLRLMYAAGKLLNSLPSMDIQLKYLDATLGLCVIKLHELLDKTIAPPRIDVVNQLKMSTMFLSTLEGVMGSSVLDGLLPIFKKIINNNEWNQDDDVLGAMHVCAQQTLQCLVHPEIEAKPLLPIIVVAYKNHPHPAALTLLRQVVLLFSRDPENIIGPIFADISAHSIGGFRTCKTIGGNLSELADLLEAFLGLLAQICKKSPKLMAHVADQIPEMLQCGIAGLCLPENSVIKAASTFLTHAINQTTQLSSYIEVIGQELVCTILQCVEGGVVRNELEAHAKVLMALNNNCGYWTAQWLRVALNNSSLTTPGQKEDFVRDVLREKINSRRLFDTLQKYNIQCHRQVMGI; from the exons atggATTATTTAACAACAGTTGAAAGTgcagttgataaattttattcagttGGTTCAAAAGAAGCTCATACGTGGTTGTTACAGTTTCAATCATCACCAGAGGCATGGACACATGTCTGGCCCCTATTGGATCCATCAAAa CCAAATGAAGTACAATTTTTTGCTGCAACAACATtacattcaaaaatatcaaaacatTTACATGAAATACCAAAAACAGAATAtcctgatttaaaaaatcgtttgataaatatcatcaaagCACCAACAACATCAAAACTTATTTTGACAAGGCTATGCCAAggg TTAGCTGCGTTTGTTCTAAGCAATAGCATAagtgacaatgatgatgatgctgatgataacaataataatggaaTAATAGAtgacttgataaaaattttaccttgTGATTCAATGACAAATGTTGAACTTTTAATACGTGTATTAATGTCATTACCATCGGAAATTGATAAGCGTTCAATAACTAAAAAGCCAAAATTAcgtgaaaatttaacaacaacatGGTGCAAAACAGTATGGGTATTACAACGTGTATTTGATACATGTATAACAGCTGTACCAGATAGCAAGGATGATTCTCTGAATCAATTAGCACTTGAATGTTGTCTTGTTTGGTTGAAACTAGTTAATTTACCACTTGatacaataacaaatttattgccatattttttatcagcatCTGAACGCTACTCATATGACAATGATTCACGTGCATGGACTGTAACACAAGATTGTATCATTGTTGTATTTAATCATCCTGAACTCAATAAAAGACCACAACTATTATGGCAatggttaaaaaatttaataataattgctaacaataataataattcaatatgtTATTCTGATATATTAACATCAGTGGGTGAAAGTTATAGTAGATTATTGTTATCagcattaattgataataatgaatcaaataaatggacaattgaaaatttaataaaaatattacttgatTGTTCTGAGTATCCTGGTAGATATCCAATTGATGaacaaaaaagtaatataCCATTTGGTTTTTGGTATAGTTTACAAGATGATTTAGGTACATATGATTCACCACAAGATAATGAAATGAAAGAATCATTAAAACCAATATATGCTCGATTATCACAgacattattatataaaacaaaattaccaataaaacaagatgaaataggtgatgatgatgaacgtGAATTATTTCGTTGTTATCGTCAAGATGCTGCTGATACAATGACATATTGTTATAATGTATTAGGAcaagatttattaatattaattggacAACGTTTAAGTCAACCACAATTACAATCACAAACATGGACAGATGTTGAATCAACATTACATGCATTTCAAGCATTATCTGATTGTATTGgtatacaagaaaataattgtgtatcagcaattatgaatttaatattatgtgAATTACCATATAATGAATATCCGAAAGATGTTATGGCATGTGCATGTTCAACAATTGGTGCTTATGCTGAATGGATTGGTGAAAATCCAACACCATGGTTAGaacattcattaaaattagtaACAACATCATTAACATATGGTACAATAACAGCAACACCAGCAAGTATGGCACTTAAAGATATATCACGTGAATGTGGTTCACATTTAGCTCCATTAGCACCAACAATATTAGATACAATATCAAAAACACTTGTTATTATGACACCAGGTTGTAATGAAGGTTTACGTTTAATGTATGCTgctggtaaattattaaattctctACCATCAATggatatacaattaaaatatcttgatGCAACACTTGGTCTTtgtgttattaaattacatgAGCTACTTGATAAAACAATTGCACCACCTCGTATTGATGttgttaatcaattaaaaatgtcaaCAATGTTTTTATCAACACTTGAAGGTGTAATGGGAAGTTCAGTACTTGATGGTTTATTgccaatatttaaaaaaataattaataataatgaatggaatcaagatgatgatgtaCTTGGTGCAATGCATGTATGTGCACAACAAACATTACAATGTCTTGTACATCCAGAAATTGAAGCTAAACCATTACTTCCAATAATTGTTGTTGCATATAAAAATCATCCACATCCAGCAGCATTAACATTATTACGAcaagttgtattattatttagtcgTGATCcagaaaatattattggacCAATATTTGCTGATATAAGTGCACATAGTATTGGTGGTTTTAGAACATGTAAAACAATTGGTGGTAATTTATCTGAGCTTGCTGATTTATTAGAAGCATTTTTAGGTTTACTAGCacaaatatgtaaaaaatcacCAAAATTAATGGCTCATGTTGCTGATCAAATACCAGAAATGTTACAATGTGGTATTGCTGGTTTATGTTTACCAGAAAATAGTGTTATTAAAGCTGCTAGTACATTTTTAACACATGCTATTAATCAAACAACACAATTGTCATCTTACATTGAAGTCATTGGACAAGAGCTTGTTTGTACTATTTTACAATGTGTTGAGGGTGGTGTTGTTAGAAATGAGCTGGAAGCACATGCCAAAGTATTGATggcattgaataataattgtggATATTGGACAGCACAATGGCTGAGAGTTGCACTGAATAATTCAAGCTTAACAACACCTGGACAAAAAGAAGATTTTGTTAGAGATGTGTTacgtgaaaaaattaatagtcgAAGACTTTTTGAtactttacaaaaatataatatacagtGTCATCGACAAGTTATGggtatttaa